A genome region from Urocitellus parryii isolate mUroPar1 chromosome X, mUroPar1.hap1, whole genome shotgun sequence includes the following:
- the Foxp3 gene encoding forkhead box protein P3 isoform X2: MPNPRPAKPSAPSLALGPSPGASPSLRAAPKTSDLLGTRIPGGTFQGRELRSGIHASSSSSLNPLPTSQLQLPTVPLVMVAPSGARLGPSPHLQALLQDRPHFMHQLSTVDAHARTPVLQVRPLESPAMISLPPPTTTTGVFSLKARPGLPPGINVANLEWVSREPALLCTFPSPGTPRKDSTLLATPQSSYPLLANGVCKWPGCEKVFKEPEDFLKHCQADHLLDEKGRAQCLLQREVVQSLEQQLVLEKEKLGAMQAHLAGKMALTKAPATASSDKGSCCMVATSTQGSVVPAWPSPREASDSLFAVRRHLWGSHGNSTFPEFFHNMDYFKFHNMRPPFTYATLIRWAILEAPEKQRTLNEIYHWFTRMFAFFRNHPATWKNAIRHNLSLHKCFVRVESEKGAVWTVDEFEFRKKRSQRPSRCSYPTHSP; this comes from the exons ATGCCCAACCCCAGGCCAGCCAAGCCCTCTGCCCCTTCCTTGGCCCTTGGCCCATCCCCTGGAGCCTCGCCCAGCTTGAGGGCTGCACCCAAGACCTCAGACCTCCTGGGGACCAGGATCCCAGGAGGAACCTTCCAGGGTCGGGAACTCCGAAGTGGGATCcatgcctcttcctcctcctccttgaaCCCCCTGCCAACATCGCAGCTGCAG CTGCCCACAGTGCCCCTAGTCATGGTGGCACCCTCCGGGGCAAGGTTGGGCCCCTCGCCCCACTTGCAGGCACTTCTCCAGGACAGGCCACATTTTATGCACCAG CTCTCCACAGTAGATGCCCACGCCCGGACCCCTGTGCTACAAGTGCGCCCACTGGAAAGCCCAGCCATGATCAGCCTtccaccacccaccaccaccaccgggGTCTTCTCTCTCAAGGCCCGGCCTGGCCTGCCACCTG GGATCAATGTGGCCAACCTGGAGTGGGTGTCCAGGGAGCCAGCACTGCTCTGTACCTTCCCAAGCCCTGGCACACCCAGGAAGGACAG CACCCTTTTAGCTACACCCCAGAGTTCCTACCCACTACTGGCAAATGGTGTCTGCAAGTGGCCTGGATGTGAGAAGGTCTTCAAGGAGCCAGAAGATTTCCTCAA GCACTGCCAGGCAGACCACCtcttggatgagaagggaagggcACAGTGTCTCCTCCAGAGAGAGGTGGTGCAGTCTTTGGAGCAGCAG CTGGTGTTGGAGAAGGAGAAACTGGGCGCTATGCAGGCCCACCTGGCAGGGAAAATGGCACTGACCAAGGCTCCAGCTACG GCATCATCTGACAAGGGCTCCTGCTGCATGGTAGCTACTAGCACCCAAGGAAGTGTCGTTCCAGCCTGGCCCAGCCCTCGGGAGGCATCTGACAGCCTGTTTGCAGTGCGGAGGCACCTCTGGGGCAGCCATGGAAACAGCACATTCCCAG AGTTTTTCCACAACATGGACTACTTCAAGTTCCACAACATGCGGCCCCCTTTCACCTATGCCACCCTCATCCGCTGG GCCATCCTGGAAGCTCCCGAGAAGCAGCGGACACTCAATGAGATCTACCACTGGTTCACACGCATGTTTGCCTTCTTCAGAAACCACCCTGCCACCTGGAAG AATGCCATCCGCCACAACCTGAGCCTGCACAAGTGCTTTGTGCGAGTGGAGAGTGAGAAGGGGGCTGTGTGGACCGTGGATGAGTTTGAGTTCCGCAAGAAAAGGAGCCAGCGGCCCAGCAGGTGTTCCTACCCTACCCACAGCCCCTGA
- the Foxp3 gene encoding forkhead box protein P3 isoform X1, translating to MPNPRPAKPSAPSLALGPSPGASPSLRAAPKTSDLLGTRIPGGTFQGRELRSGIHASSSSSLNPLPTSQLQLSTVDAHARTPVLQVRPLESPAMISLPPPTTTTGVFSLKARPGLPPGINVANLEWVSREPALLCTFPSPGTPRKDSTLLATPQSSYPLLANGVCKWPGCEKVFKEPEDFLKHCQADHLLDEKGRAQCLLQREVVQSLEQQLVLEKEKLGAMQAHLAGKMALTKAPATASSDKGSCCMVATSTQGSVVPAWPSPREASDSLFAVRRHLWGSHGNSTFPEFFHNMDYFKFHNMRPPFTYATLIRWAILEAPEKQRTLNEIYHWFTRMFAFFRNHPATWKNAIRHNLSLHKCFVRVESEKGAVWTVDEFEFRKKRSQRPSRCSYPTHSP from the exons ATGCCCAACCCCAGGCCAGCCAAGCCCTCTGCCCCTTCCTTGGCCCTTGGCCCATCCCCTGGAGCCTCGCCCAGCTTGAGGGCTGCACCCAAGACCTCAGACCTCCTGGGGACCAGGATCCCAGGAGGAACCTTCCAGGGTCGGGAACTCCGAAGTGGGATCcatgcctcttcctcctcctccttgaaCCCCCTGCCAACATCGCAGCTGCAG CTCTCCACAGTAGATGCCCACGCCCGGACCCCTGTGCTACAAGTGCGCCCACTGGAAAGCCCAGCCATGATCAGCCTtccaccacccaccaccaccaccgggGTCTTCTCTCTCAAGGCCCGGCCTGGCCTGCCACCTG GGATCAATGTGGCCAACCTGGAGTGGGTGTCCAGGGAGCCAGCACTGCTCTGTACCTTCCCAAGCCCTGGCACACCCAGGAAGGACAG CACCCTTTTAGCTACACCCCAGAGTTCCTACCCACTACTGGCAAATGGTGTCTGCAAGTGGCCTGGATGTGAGAAGGTCTTCAAGGAGCCAGAAGATTTCCTCAA GCACTGCCAGGCAGACCACCtcttggatgagaagggaagggcACAGTGTCTCCTCCAGAGAGAGGTGGTGCAGTCTTTGGAGCAGCAG CTGGTGTTGGAGAAGGAGAAACTGGGCGCTATGCAGGCCCACCTGGCAGGGAAAATGGCACTGACCAAGGCTCCAGCTACG GCATCATCTGACAAGGGCTCCTGCTGCATGGTAGCTACTAGCACCCAAGGAAGTGTCGTTCCAGCCTGGCCCAGCCCTCGGGAGGCATCTGACAGCCTGTTTGCAGTGCGGAGGCACCTCTGGGGCAGCCATGGAAACAGCACATTCCCAG AGTTTTTCCACAACATGGACTACTTCAAGTTCCACAACATGCGGCCCCCTTTCACCTATGCCACCCTCATCCGCTGG GCCATCCTGGAAGCTCCCGAGAAGCAGCGGACACTCAATGAGATCTACCACTGGTTCACACGCATGTTTGCCTTCTTCAGAAACCACCCTGCCACCTGGAAG AATGCCATCCGCCACAACCTGAGCCTGCACAAGTGCTTTGTGCGAGTGGAGAGTGAGAAGGGGGCTGTGTGGACCGTGGATGAGTTTGAGTTCCGCAAGAAAAGGAGCCAGCGGCCCAGCAGGTGTTCCTACCCTACCCACAGCCCCTGA